The following DNA comes from Lemur catta isolate mLemCat1 chromosome 8, mLemCat1.pri, whole genome shotgun sequence.
CAGCTTCTCTTCAGTGCTTCTCTGTAGGTCAAACTCGCTGCTGCAGAGGGAGGGACTTTGCCTCACCATGTGGGGGCGGAGGAAGGTGGTGAGGGAGCtcagtctttcttcctgcctctggaTATTATTTCCATAACCATTTTGCAGGCTTTGAGTGAAGTCTAAATCTGGAGGACATGTTTTAGGGAATCAGGTCTTGGTTCTGAAGGGATTTTCTGTGACCTTAGTTTAGTGGACACTCAAGGGCAAAGAAGCTGGACCGGAATATGTCCTTATGGTCAGAGTATTTTACCAGTTATTCCTAAACTGATGTAGAATtgcttcaattctttttttttaattttatgattaatGGTCATATAGGAATGTCTTGGACATGGGGGGAGCTCATTAACTACTGGACTattaaatgacaaatgtttaGAGTGACACTCCTAATATCCTTATTGGTCCACTTAAACTTACCAACCAATGTggggtttttattgctgtttttctgACTTGAATTGTGGCACTACAATAATTGAAACGTTAAAAGCAATTCTTACtctctttttaattaattgttcCTAGAATTTTTATTCAGAGTATTGCAAACAGGTTATGTAAAACTTTACATTTCATCAgcatgaaactattaaaattgcTTCATGTATTGAAAATGATCAAACAGCAAAGATAAGAGTCAATACAGAAAAGTCTCTGATTCATTTTTGCTGCTTGCTTTTTAGAACTGATAGTACAAGAAGGTCATTGAAGTCTCATCtgtatttttacttaatatttggaatctttttttcattaatagaTCCGAGCTGGATCCAGAGTTGCATACAGACCAATTTCTGCATCAGTGTTATCTCGACCAGAGGCTAGGACTGGAGaggtaatagtaataataaaacttAGGTAACACTAGTTAGTCTTATTTATGGTTTTGATTagagtgaaggaaaaaaactccATTAATGAATAGTTTGAGGACAATCCTTTTTTACCCTTTTATCCAAAAAATATGTAGAAGATGAGCCAATGAGAGAAACCTGTGCGTCCAAAACTTATCCACCTGAGTTGGCCAAGAAATAGTCagtatttatatttaagtctataaTTTTGAGTTTCCTATATTTGAGATTATAATagctacagtttttaaaaaacttactttATTGTAAAGCATATTCATATAGGTTGTTTCATAATTTTCAACAACCTTATAAGGCATAGATACTGTTATCCCTATTCTACAAGATCAGAATTTTATTCTAAGCTCTTGGTTTTTCTATTGTGCCATACCACTGCCTGTTCACAAAATAGAGAAGTACTCATTTTGACagtacagtaattaaaacagctgTGATGACTGATTTGACCTTTGTCTTTATTTCCTGTTCTCTAGGGCTCTACAGTATTTAATAGGGCTCAGAATGGTGTGTCTCAGCTAATCCAAAGGGAGTTTCAGACGAGTGCAATCAGCAGAGACATTGATACTGCTGCCAAATTTATTGGTGCAGGTGCTGCAACAGTAGGAGTGGCT
Coding sequences within:
- the ATP5MC3 gene encoding ATP synthase F(0) complex subunit C3, mitochondrial, translating into MFACAKLACTPALIRAGSRVAYRPISASVLSRPEARTGEGSTVFNRAQNGVSQLIQREFQTSAISRDIDTAAKFIGAGAATVGVAGSGAGIGTVFGSLIIGYARNPSLKQQLFSYAILGFALSEAMGLFCLMVAFLILFAM